A region of Toxorhynchites rutilus septentrionalis strain SRP chromosome 1, ASM2978413v1, whole genome shotgun sequence DNA encodes the following proteins:
- the LOC129769523 gene encoding general odorant-binding protein 83a-like, protein MSRKLLVSILLAVPIIHSECGRNLTLLRDVNYPPKYLVDLFQPALDICHKNIKVDDQVITQFRDDEDYVGTKELGCYLFCIFREQGLWNSDKTDIDVQKMMELIPPEYEDDALKIGIKCMKVKGNDECSKSLWYHNCWKKNGPTFYYLM, encoded by the exons ATGTCACGTAAGCTGCTTGTATCCATTTTACTGGCAGTTCCGATCATTCACAGTGAATGTGGCCGCAATCTGACGCTGCTGCGAGATGTAAATTACCCACCAAAATATTTGGTAGATTTATTTCAACCCGCGCTAGACATATGCCATAAAAATATTAAGGTGGATGATCAAGTAATCACACAATTCAGAGACGACGAGGATTATGTAGGAACTAAGGAATTGGGGTGCTACCTGTTTTGCATTTTTCGAGAACAAGGCTTGTGGAACAGTGACAAAACCGATATTGATGTGCAAAAAATGATGGAATTGATACCACCGGAGTATGAGGATGATGCgctgaaaattggaataaaatGCATGAAGGTGAAAGGAAACGACGAATGTTCAAAATCATTGTGGTATCATAACTGTTGGAAGAAGAATGGTCCTACG tttTATTATTTAATGTGA
- the LOC129769515 gene encoding general odorant-binding protein 83a-like, translating to MHKLYYRWIFVMITQWILSTLVEAAPQREPNFPPASLIEMTADKHRSCVDETGVSEDSIARFNGPEIFDDDERLKCYMDCMFRRFNVTDPDGEVNMIEVYHAIPKQLNSVALKVSNVCRDSVEGSTLCERAFSHHKCWKQADPIHYYLF from the exons ATGCACAAGCTGTACTATCGGTGGATATTTGTGATGATAACCCAGTGGATCCTGTCCACCCTGGTTGAGGCAGCACCACAACGAGAGCCAAATTTTCCACCCGCCTCGTTAATCGAAATGACGGCGGATAAGCATCGGTCATGTGTCGACGAAACTGGTGTCAGCGAGGACTCTATCGCCCGTTTCAACGGACCGGAAATTTTTGACGATGACGAACGACTCAAGTGCTATATGGATTGCATGTTCCGTAGGTTTAACGTTACTGATCCGGACGGCGAGGTGAATATGATTGAGGTGTATCATGCAATTCCCAAGCAGCTGAATAGCGTCGCCTTGAAGGTCTCGAATGTGTGTCGTGACTCTGTCGAGGGTTCTACCCTCTGTGAGCGGGCATTCTCCCACCACAAATGCTGGAAGCAAGCTGATCCTATC CACTACTACCTTTTCTGA